GCGGCCATCCTGGCGATGATCCCGCTGTCGCGCAACGATTTCTTCGGCCCGCAGGCCATCGCCATCATGGGCGGATTGACGGTGGCGACCGTGTTGACGGTGTTCTTCCTGCCGGCGCTGTATGCGGCTTGGTTTAGGGTGGAGCGTGCCGATGCAAAAACTCCCTCTCTCACCGGGATAGGGTAAAACTAAATGTAGGTTGGGCTGAATGCAATGAAGCCCAACGGTTTGATTTTGTTGGGCTTCGCGTTGCTCAGCCCAACCTACATTGCAACAGTCGTAGGGTACGCACCGCGTACCTTTTTAAAGCCTCTACAAATGTTAAAGCCCAGAAGGTACGCGGTGCGTACCCTACGCGGAGCCCACGGAGTTTTACGATGAATAACCGATATTTAATACCGCTAACCCTACTGTCCCTGGCTAGTCTAATCGCCTGCACGCCAACCCGCGTCGGCGACCAGGTGGCGCTCAATAGCCCGGCAACCTGGCAACATGCGCCCAATACTCAAACCACCGAAACGGTGGACCTTAAGACTTGGTGGCAAGGGTTCAACGATCCCTTGCTGAACGAGTTGATAGACAAAGCCTTGGCTGCCAACCACGATCTGAAAATCGCCACCGCTCGGGTCCGCGAAGCCAGCGCGATGGTCACCGTCGCCGAAGCGGCTCTTTATCCCAGCCTGGATTTCTCGATCTCCGGCGGCCGGGAAAAACGCATCGACCGCATCGTTGGCGTACCGGACGGGCAAGGCATGAAATTGATTACGCCGACCGCCGATGCCGTCAGCGGCGGATTGGCGGCGCGCTGGGAAATCGACGTGTTTGGCGGCCGGCATCTGGAAGCGGAAGCCGCTGCCGCGCAAGCCCAAGGCAGCCGGGAAGGCTTGCATGCGGCGCAAGTCGGTCTGTTGGCCCAGGTGGCGACCAATTATCTGGAACTGCGCGGCGTGCAGCAACGCATCGGCATTCTGCAAGAAAACATAGCCTTGCAACGCGAACGGCTGAGGACATTGCAGGCGTTTGTTAAAGCCGGACTGGCTAACGAGGCCGATCTGGCTCGTCAGCAAACGCTGTTGCAGGGCACCGAAGCGACGCTGCCGCAACTGACTAACGCCGAGCAAAACCTGATCCATCGCTTGGGCGTATTGCTGGGCGAGCCGCCGGAAAACCTGGGAGCGCGGCTGGCCGTCGCAGGCCCGTTGCCGAAGCAAGCGCCGGTCATGCCCAATTTGCTTCCGGCTGAACTACTCGCGCAACGTCCCGATTTGCGCCTGGCGCAAACCGAAGTCAGCGCGGCGGCGGCCAGTCTGGGTTCGGCGCGGGCCGATCTTTATCCCAAGATAGTTTTGTCGGTCAGCGGCGGTCTCGGCGCGCTGGCGGTCGGCGGTTTTCCGAGTCTGGCCGATAGCGTTTATGCGCTGGGTTCCGGCATTTCCGCGCCTATCTTCAACGCCGGCCGCATCCGCGCCCAGATTACCGCCGCCGATGGGCGGCTGGAGCAAGTTGCGGCTAATTATGAGAAGACTTTTTTGCTGGCATTGGAAGACGTGGAAAACGCCTTCGTCGCCCACCGTTCCGCTACCGATAGCTTTAGCCGTTTAACCGAAGCGGAAGCCTCGGCGGAAAAAGCCTACCGGCTGGTCGATACCTTGTATAGTCGCGGCGCAGGGAATTATTTGGCTGTTCTGGATGCCCAACGCGGTAAGCTGGCTGTCAGCGACGAACGCGCCAAAGCCGAAACGGCCGTCAGTGTGGCGATGGTATCGTTGTACCGGGCGTTCGGCGGCGGCTGGACGGCTAATTCGACGAACAGCGCTGTCGATACAGCCTTTATGCCTTGATCGGCGCAGCATACAGGACTGCACTGAAAGTACTTGGAAAAGCAATCAAAACCATCGCCGGGTTCCGCATTCATCAAGTATTTGGCGTTTTTTTATGCACCCAAGCCAATCGCGACGATCACCGCATGTTTTAATCGTTTGTTTTCGCTTAAAGATTCGGGGCACGGTAGCTATCGCAGAAGCACTAAATTAGAACGTAGAACGCAAAGAATCCGAATGTTACGAATTCGCTGAATCCTCAAACTGGACGGTTTTAGATGTGCATTTTTGGACGATAGCGGCTCGCTTTCGGCGAAAGCCAACGTAACTGCACCCAGCCGCGAGGCAATGTATGTCTCGAATGGAACTCGACCGCGCTGCTTGGTGGACGGCCAGGGGAATCGCGGTTTGTACGGCATCGAGGCGAATGGTTGTTTTCCCTCTCCGGCCTGCGCGGTTTTTCTTGGTAAGCTATGCAGCCATTTCAACCAACGCGTGCCAACGGAGATAAAGATGACTACGATTTTTCGCCTTACCGCTGTCTGTTTGTTAAGCCTGAGCGCCGATATCGCTTACGCCTACGGCAGCAGCCAAAGTTCGAGCCACTGCGATAAGCCGACGTTTTCCGAGTTTCAACCGGCTGCCAACAAATATTTGCAGTCGTTTCAGGAGTTTTCGCTGTCGGCGTCCGCCAACACGACGCCGACGTCCATTGTTGTGCATGTCGGTGCCGGCGATATCAAATACGAATATACGGCCAAGGAGTTATACATTAGCCAGCACAAGAGCGGACGCTACGAGGTGCGCGGCAAGATAGAGCGGCCGATCGAGCACGGTTTTGTCCGGGTCAGCGTCACGGCCCACAGTAAGCCGGGCTGCGAGAAAACCGACGGCTATCTGGTCAGGATTCAATAAGTCGCCAGCCGGCCGGTTCTCAGGGCTTGGCCTGCAACTGCTTCAGTGCCGCCGCCACTTTTTGCGCATCCAGCGCCGGGTCGACGTCGTCGTCGATACGGCGCACCTTCAACTCCGGATCGATGATGAAGGTCCAGCGTTTGGCCATGGTTAACACCGGCATTTTCGCGCCGTAAGCCTCGGTGACCTTGGCGTCGGGGTCGGACAGCAGCGTGAAGCTGAGTTTATGTTCGCGGTGGAAGTTGGCCAGTTCGGTCACGCTATCGGTACTCAGGCCGTAAACCTCGGCGCCCTGCTGGCGGATGGCTTGTATCGCATCGCGGAAGGCGCAAGCTTGGGCGGTGCATCCCGGCGTTCCGGCTTTAGGATAAAAATACAATACGGTCCAGCCGTTGCCGCGGCGCGCATTCAAATCGAAATCGTCGCCACTCTGGGTTTTGGCTTGAAACGCCGGGGCGGAATCGCCAACCTGCAATTGCTCGGCAGCAGCCGATGGTAGCCGGCATAACAGCAGCAGAAGCGGGATCAACACGGTAATGGGGGTTTTCATCTGATCGTCCTCGGAAGTCTGGTGGAGCTGGGGTTGGCGTCGGCCATTGTCGATCAATCAATGCGGTTACGGTAGCATTTGTTGGCCGGCGCCCAAAAAAGTTGTGCCTCGTGGCTAAAAATCGGGAGCGGAGACGCGGCGGCGTAGCCGGCAGTGTGGAATAATCGCCTCGTTCGCAGCACAAATCCCGCCGGCGGCGTTGGGTTCGCCCAGTGCCGTAGGGATTACCACTAAGGAATAAGCCCATGATTTGGCAGCGCCGTCATTCCCGCCTATCGAATAGCCTCTGGCTCAGCGCGTTGGCCTTGCTGTTGCTTGCCGGTTCGGTTTTCTATTGCATCGGCAACGAAAACCGGATCGGCCGTGACTACCGGCTTGGGTTGGACGCATACCGTCTGGTCGACGAGTTGGATAAGGCATCCGGCGAAGCTTGGCGTATGGCGCTCGGCTACATCGTCAGCGGCGATCCGGAGTACCGGCGCCGATACCGGGAAGTGGCGGAATTGCGCGGCGGCGACCGGCCGGATGCCTGGCAAGACGCCGGGTTTACCGTCGAAGAACTGGCGAAACTGGCCGAAGCCAAAGCCAAAGCCGGCGAACTGGCGGCCATCGAGCTCGCTGCGATGCAACTGGCCGAAACCGCCGACCCGGCGGATGCCGCCAACCGCTTCCGGGCGGCGTCTATGCTGGATAACCCGGCTTACCGTCGGGCCAATGCGGAATGGATTCGCAGCATCGGCGAGGCGCGCGGCATGGTGCAGATGCGCAGCGAGCGCTCGGCTCGACAACAGGCCGAAATGGCTTGGCTGCTGCGGATTAGTATCGCCGTCGCCGGTCTGCTGCTGGTGCTGGGGTTGAGGTGGGTCTACCGCACCGTCTACGCCATCCTCGGTGCATCGCCGGAACAAGTGCACCAGCAAATCGCCGAATTGGGCCGCGGCGATTTTAGCCAGCCCGTAGCGGTGCCCGCCAACTTGCACAATAGCGTGATGGGATGGTTGTCGGAAACCCAGCGCCAATTGGCCAGGATCGACGCCGACCGCAGAAGCGCCGAAGCGAAAACCCTGCGCCTGACCCAGCTTTACGCCGCGTTGAGCCAATGCAACCAGGCGATTGTCCGTTGCAATTCCGAAGCCGAGTTGTTTCCGCAAATCTGCCGCGATGCCGTCATGTTCGGCGGCATGAAAATGGCTTGGGTCGGCATGCTCGACCCCAGCGGGCAAACGGTGGTGCCGGTGGCGAGTTACGGTAGCGGCGTCGAATATCTGGCCGGCATCGCGATCGGTGTCGATGCCAAGCACGGTAACGGTTGCGGCCCGACCGGGACCGCGCTGCGGGAGGATAAGGCCTACTGGTGCCAGGATTATCTGCACGATCCGACCACGGCGGCTTGGCACGAGCGCGGCGCCCAATTCGGCTGGCGGGCGTCGGCGGCATTGCCGTTGCACAAAAACGGCGTGCCGGTCGGAACGCTGAATTTATACGCCGATAGCGTAAACGCTTTCGATTTTGCCGCCCGCAACTTGCTGCTGGAAATGGCGATGGACATCGACCACGCCTTGAAGGGTTTCGAACGCGAGGCCGAGCGCCGGCACGCCCTGCAAATGGAAATCTTGCGCACCTTCATGCTGGAGCGGCTAAATAGCGGCGGTTCGTTGCGGGAATTACTGGACGAGGTGGTACGCAAGCTGGAAAGCGCCATGCCGGATTGTATTTGTTCGGTATTGCTGCTGGACGAAGGCGGGCGACATTTGCGCGTTGCCGCGGCACCCGGGTTGCCCGATTTTTACAACCGGGCGATCGACGGCGCCGAGATCGGGCCGGGAGTCGGTTCTTGCGGCAATAGCGCATTCACCGGGCAACGTACCGTCGTCGCCGACAT
Above is a window of Methylomonas koyamae DNA encoding:
- a CDS encoding peroxiredoxin; this translates as MKTPITVLIPLLLLLCRLPSAAAEQLQVGDSAPAFQAKTQSGDDFDLNARRGNGWTVLYFYPKAGTPGCTAQACAFRDAIQAIRQQGAEVYGLSTDSVTELANFHREHKLSFTLLSDPDAKVTEAYGAKMPVLTMAKRWTFIIDPELKVRRIDDDVDPALDAQKVAAALKQLQAKP
- a CDS encoding efflux transporter outer membrane subunit translates to MNNRYLIPLTLLSLASLIACTPTRVGDQVALNSPATWQHAPNTQTTETVDLKTWWQGFNDPLLNELIDKALAANHDLKIATARVREASAMVTVAEAALYPSLDFSISGGREKRIDRIVGVPDGQGMKLITPTADAVSGGLAARWEIDVFGGRHLEAEAAAAQAQGSREGLHAAQVGLLAQVATNYLELRGVQQRIGILQENIALQRERLRTLQAFVKAGLANEADLARQQTLLQGTEATLPQLTNAEQNLIHRLGVLLGEPPENLGARLAVAGPLPKQAPVMPNLLPAELLAQRPDLRLAQTEVSAAAASLGSARADLYPKIVLSVSGGLGALAVGGFPSLADSVYALGSGISAPIFNAGRIRAQITAADGRLEQVAANYEKTFLLALEDVENAFVAHRSATDSFSRLTEAEASAEKAYRLVDTLYSRGAGNYLAVLDAQRGKLAVSDERAKAETAVSVAMVSLYRAFGGGWTANSTNSAVDTAFMP
- a CDS encoding sensor domain-containing phosphodiesterase, whose product is MIWQRRHSRLSNSLWLSALALLLLAGSVFYCIGNENRIGRDYRLGLDAYRLVDELDKASGEAWRMALGYIVSGDPEYRRRYREVAELRGGDRPDAWQDAGFTVEELAKLAEAKAKAGELAAIELAAMQLAETADPADAANRFRAASMLDNPAYRRANAEWIRSIGEARGMVQMRSERSARQQAEMAWLLRISIAVAGLLLVLGLRWVYRTVYAILGASPEQVHQQIAELGRGDFSQPVAVPANLHNSVMGWLSETQRQLARIDADRRSAEAKTLRLTQLYAALSQCNQAIVRCNSEAELFPQICRDAVMFGGMKMAWVGMLDPSGQTVVPVASYGSGVEYLAGIAIGVDAKHGNGCGPTGTALREDKAYWCQDYLHDPTTAAWHERGAQFGWRASAALPLHKNGVPVGTLNLYADSVNAFDFAARNLLLEMAMDIDHALKGFEREAERRHALQMEILRTFMLERLNSGGSLRELLDEVVRKLESAMPDCICSVLLLDEGGRHLRVAAAPGLPDFYNRAIDGAEIGPGVGSCGNSAFTGQRTVVADIARHPYWANYKTLAEQAGLGACWSEPILGAAKKVLGTFAIYQRYPASPDNFALRLLDMVAHFVALAIERKQAEEHIYQLANYDPLTGLPNRGQLNNHLKYALGLARRTNGQLALMFLDIDHFKDVNDTLGHSIGDALLVELANRLRAALRAEDIVTRLGGDEFIVLLPGANANAAAYIAQKLLDAISAPFRIEHYDLNMSASIGIALYPNDGEDLETLSKSADTAMYRVKLEGRHGCRFFTPEMHANSARNLQLVNGLRHALERGELELHYQPQLSLKTGKVTGAEALLRWRHPELGQVSPAEFIPVAEDSGLILPIGEWVIRTAVRQARQIMADGLGPLVMAVNLSAVQFSQPTLPDLVGSILDQEGLPPEYLELELTERVAMNQPHAAIAAMDNLHRRGIRMSIDDFGTGYSSLSYLKKFKVYKLKIDQSFVRDINTDAEDKAIVSAVISLADSLGLATIAEGVETSEQKAFLQQQGCDEMQGYLFSRPLTASQLLEFLR